TGCTTGGGAATTATAAGTTTGGCGATCGGCTGGTAAGGGCTTTCCCCTTCTGACCACTCGATGGACGTATCCTCGATCGGCATCGTCTCCAGATTTGTGCAAAGCTGCACCCGCAGTTCATACTCGGCAGCCTGTTGCCGGAAAAACTCGACAATCAGGTCGCGCAGTACGGAAGCGTTCTGAGTGTCAATGCGTTTGCCAATGAGCGGCTGAAGGCTGGCAGAGGTGGGAGTAACACTCAACTTGGCAATATAATCGCCATAGCGCAGGGCAGCAGAGGTATAGTACGTTTCCCCCAGAATGTGAGTTTCGGACTGGGTCAGACCCAATGCGCTGGGATAAAGGTTGATGCCCACTTTTTGAGTCATCGCATTGACGGTTCGAGCCGCTGTTCCGAATAGCTGTTGTGCCTCCTCTGGGGCACTGACTACAACCTTTTCCTGAAGCAACTGTTCCGGGAGAAAGCGAGCGATATTCCCCGATGGAAAAATTGGACTGTTGATCATCAGAAAGTCCTGGGTGAGGGCATCCGGCTCCAGCAGTTTCGGTTCTGGCACACCGATCACCTTGATTCCGATGCCCCGAAAGCAAGATAGACCATCGGGCAGGATGTCACCGGGAACGGTTGAGAAGCGAATCATCACTGGATATGTGCGGGGTTCGCAAAACAATCCCTGGGCGAGATGGACGGGCAAGTTGTCGTAAATCTTCAGTTCCCCCTTCAGTCCGCCATGACTTTTGGCATGAGCACCGCGCATGGCATGGCGATGCTTGTCGAACACTTTCTGCCCTTGTCGGGCGACGGAATCCAGAATTTCGCGAATCAGCCGCTCCTCGTCGGGTTGCTTGACTTCTACAGTTTGGGAGTAACGGATGTACGGTTTGGAGGTGAGCATGGAGCGATCGATTTTGTGGGAAATGAATTTATACAGCTGTAGTTTAAGGATTCGTCTCTGGCTGCTGTAGTTCATCCGACTTAAGGAGGAAATGACTCAGCAGGCAAAACGCTCTGGACGATCGCAGCAAATGGTTCAACCAAACATCTGTATCTTGGGAAAGTCCCCAACTTAGGGAATACTAAGTCCTCGTACTCCAGTTGTTGTTCCCTAAGCTGGAACAGTGGGAAAATGCCCCGCCGAAGTAGACCCCAGCGGCTCATTCAGGAACTCCAGGACTGGCGCGACGAGGAATTGCAGGATCTCGCTGCCATGATTGCCGGGTTGCTGGAAGCTCGACAGCAGCAAACGCCAGACCCACCTCTTGAGCAGCGGGAAGACGGGACACCTCTGGGACGAAACGGCGGTCGAGGGCATATTGAACTGAAGATGATTCCGGACAGCAAGACGGGAAAGACGTATGGACCCTATCGCTACCTGCGCTATTGGGGCACTACGAAGACCGGCAAAAAGGGACTGAAGAGCGTCTACTTAGGGAAAGGAAATCTGACCCATGAGTAGGGCAGCCACTCAAAGAGTAGAGGTGTTTACCCCTCTCATTAACTACATTGAGCCAGGGTCGTAGAGCCAAAACTAATGCACCGAGTGGTGAAGTTAAACGATCGGCTTCAGATGCTTTCCTGGAACTGAAGCAG
This genomic interval from Leptolyngbya ohadii IS1 contains the following:
- a CDS encoding catalase family protein encodes the protein MNYSSQRRILKLQLYKFISHKIDRSMLTSKPYIRYSQTVEVKQPDEERLIREILDSVARQGQKVFDKHRHAMRGAHAKSHGGLKGELKIYDNLPVHLAQGLFCEPRTYPVMIRFSTVPGDILPDGLSCFRGIGIKVIGVPEPKLLEPDALTQDFLMINSPIFPSGNIARFLPEQLLQEKVVVSAPEEAQQLFGTAARTVNAMTQKVGINLYPSALGLTQSETHILGETYYTSAALRYGDYIAKLSVTPTSASLQPLIGKRIDTQNASVLRDLIVEFFRQQAAEYELRVQLCTNLETMPIEDTSIEWSEGESPYQPIAKLIIPKQEAYSPARQVYVDDVLSFNAWHCIAEHQPLGSIQRLRKEVYEASSRYRHTMNQQPKKEPQSIEEMPD